The following proteins come from a genomic window of Polaribacter dokdonensis:
- a CDS encoding ABC transporter ATP-binding protein, with translation MKLSIQNLTKTYKNGVKAIDNLSIEIGTGMFGLLGPNGAGKSSLMRTIATLQAPDSGSITFGDINVLEDNMSLRKVLGYLPQSFGVYPKMSAEDLLDYFATLKGVAKKSDREKLVKEVLEITNLYDVRHKHVAGYSGGMKQRFGIAQLLLNNPKLIIVDEPTAGLDPAERHRFLNVLREVGTNCTVIFSTHIVEDVKELCNEMAILNGGKILKHTTPQEATAELQGKIWIKIIERDDLEANEKMFSILSSNYNQDNTLNIRVHAEEKPAEEFVEATPQLDDVYFIALKQDEPELA, from the coding sequence ATGAAACTAAGCATACAGAATTTAACGAAAACGTATAAAAACGGAGTAAAAGCAATCGATAATTTAAGCATCGAAATTGGTACAGGTATGTTTGGTCTTTTAGGGCCAAATGGAGCAGGTAAATCTTCATTAATGAGAACTATTGCAACTTTACAAGCTCCTGATTCAGGTAGTATTACTTTTGGTGATATTAATGTGTTAGAAGATAACATGTCTTTAAGAAAGGTATTGGGTTATCTGCCTCAATCTTTTGGTGTGTATCCAAAAATGTCTGCAGAAGATTTGTTAGATTATTTTGCAACGTTAAAAGGTGTTGCTAAAAAGTCTGATCGTGAAAAATTGGTAAAAGAAGTTTTAGAAATTACAAATTTATATGATGTAAGACACAAACATGTTGCAGGTTATTCTGGAGGTATGAAACAACGTTTTGGCATTGCTCAATTACTTTTAAATAATCCAAAATTAATTATTGTTGATGAACCAACTGCAGGTTTAGATCCTGCTGAAAGACATCGATTTTTAAATGTTTTAAGAGAAGTAGGTACCAATTGTACTGTAATTTTTTCTACGCATATTGTAGAAGATGTTAAAGAACTATGTAATGAAATGGCCATTTTAAATGGTGGTAAAATTTTAAAGCATACCACTCCTCAAGAAGCAACTGCAGAATTGCAAGGTAAAATTTGGATAAAAATTATAGAAAGAGATGATTTAGAAGCAAATGAAAAAATGTTCTCTATTTTATCATCAAATTATAACCAAGACAATACACTAAATATTAGAGTGCATGCAGAAGAAAAGCCAGCTGAAGAATTTGTTGAAGCAACTCCTCAATTAGATGATGTTTATTTTATTGCTTTAAAACAAGATGAACCAGAGTTAGCTTAA